One genomic window of Manihot esculenta cultivar AM560-2 chromosome 16, M.esculenta_v8, whole genome shotgun sequence includes the following:
- the LOC110603496 gene encoding protein RGF1 INDUCIBLE TRANSCRIPTION FACTOR 1, translated as MVRENRYSTSSRGGGNGGGAAGGDGGAELMMSNNTVKPAWLEGLMAETFFGGCGVHENRRKNEKNIFCLLCCLSICPHCLPSHRSHPLLQVRRYVYHDVVRLEDLEKLIECSYIQPYTINSAKVIFLNQRPQSRSCKGSANVCFTCDRILQEPFHFCSLSCKVDHLVEQGEDLSAILYRIDESEFAFSQLEGLRMDSSEVIDDDSHITPNFILEDQDQFKGSSCSNDTMGSSGISKESEVVKRKKKGSGFLPGFVLSLSSRRKGAPHRAPLS; from the exons ATGGTCAGAGAGAATAGGTACAGCACATCATCAAGAGGTGGTGGAAATGGTGGAGGAGCAGCTGGTGGTGATGGTGGTGCTGAGTTGATGATGAGTAATAATACCGTTAAGCCTGCATGGCTAGAGGGATTGATGGCGGAGACATTCTTTGGTGGTTGTGGGGTCCATGAGAATCGaaggaagaatgagaagaaCATCTTTTGCTTGCTCTGTTGCCTTAGTATCTGTCCTCACTGCCTCCCTTCTCATCGCTCTCACCCTCTTCTCCAG GTGAGAAGATACGTTTATCATGATGTTGTTAGACTGGAGGATCTTGAGAAGCTTATTGAGTGTTCTTATATTCAG CCCTATACTATAAACAGTGCTAAAGTGATATTCTTGAATCAGAGGCCTCAGTCAAGGTCTTGTAAGGGCTCTGCCAATGTATGCTTCACTTGTGACAGGATTCTTCAAGAGCCATTCCACTTCTGTTCTCTTTCATGCAAG GTTGATCACTTGGTGGAACAAGGGGAGGATCTCTCTGCTATTCTATACAGAATTGATGAATCTGAGTTTGCATTTTCACAATTAGAAGGATTGAGAATGGACAGCTCTGAGGTCATTGATGATGATAGTCACATTACCCCTAACTTCATTCTAGAGGACCAAGATCAATTCAAGGGCTCATCATGCTCCAATGACACCATGGGCAGTTCTGGAATTTCCAAGGAGTCTGAGGTtgtgaaaaggaagaagaaaggaagtGGCTTCCTCCCAGGGTTTGTACTCTCATTGAGCAGCAGAAGAAAGGGCGCCCCGCATAGGGCTCCTCTTTCTTGA